Proteins found in one Arthrobacter pascens genomic segment:
- a CDS encoding type II secretion system F family protein → MVLTFGIILVVGAVALAGVAVMIPRTPSVPMDRRQPFRTESDSQLTRFAGSAVQGLERFLAKRNVRFFNREILENAGLRLSQADFLLLVIIGAFVGALVGLVVAGPLLAILLVIAAPFVGHLVIGFRTGKRRTKFGDQLGDTLQLLSGSLRAGHSILRAVDAAANESQAPTSEEMRRIVSETSLGRDLLVSLNDTAARMQNEDFVWISQAIQINREVGGNLAEVLDQVNETIRERNEIKGHIKSLAAEGKFSAYILMALPVGIVAMLMMVSPGYMDKMVSTVLGWIMIVASIIMMTIGGLWMRKIIDLKF, encoded by the coding sequence GTGGTCCTCACATTTGGAATCATCCTCGTGGTTGGCGCAGTCGCCCTCGCAGGGGTCGCGGTGATGATCCCCCGCACCCCTTCCGTGCCGATGGACCGCCGTCAGCCTTTCCGCACCGAGTCAGATTCCCAGCTGACGCGCTTCGCCGGATCCGCGGTCCAAGGATTGGAGCGTTTCCTCGCCAAGCGCAATGTCCGCTTCTTCAACCGGGAAATTCTTGAAAATGCAGGTTTGCGCCTGAGCCAGGCGGATTTCCTGCTCCTGGTGATCATCGGTGCCTTCGTAGGGGCCCTGGTTGGCCTCGTCGTCGCCGGACCCCTCTTGGCCATCCTTCTGGTGATCGCGGCACCGTTCGTTGGCCATTTAGTGATCGGCTTCCGCACGGGCAAGAGGCGGACAAAGTTTGGTGACCAGCTGGGCGACACGCTGCAGTTACTGTCCGGCAGCCTGCGGGCGGGACACAGCATCCTGCGTGCCGTTGACGCCGCCGCCAACGAATCACAGGCTCCAACCTCCGAGGAGATGCGCCGGATCGTTTCGGAGACCAGTCTCGGGCGGGACCTGCTCGTTTCGCTCAACGACACTGCCGCACGCATGCAGAACGAAGACTTCGTCTGGATCTCTCAGGCCATCCAGATCAACCGGGAGGTGGGCGGCAACTTGGCTGAAGTCCTGGACCAAGTCAACGAGACCATCCGCGAGCGCAACGAGATCAAGGGCCACATCAAATCCCTCGCAGCGGAGGGAAAATTCTCCGCCTACATACTCATGGCGCTCCCCGTTGGTATCGTGGCCATGCTCATGATGGTTAGCCCGGGTTACATGGACAAGATGGTTTCCACCGTCCTGGGCTGGATCATGATCGTCGCCTCGATCATCATGATGACTATCGGTGGTCTCTGGATGCGCAAGATCATCGACCTGAAGTTCTGA
- a CDS encoding Hpt domain-containing protein encodes MNIPQPGTSDGGVPADTSSAGSRLGADAGISPDVEELLPLVDASILEDLEDQLNGSELAVRFARDYAAMWDQRCARLAAAVQSEDGAAALDAIISLKITSAMVGGVRLARLAEILEKVIRQGDFGRGQELMERVAHNGDRTVSELQDNYILKNG; translated from the coding sequence ATGAACATTCCACAGCCCGGCACCAGCGATGGAGGTGTCCCCGCGGACACCTCGTCGGCGGGGTCGCGGCTCGGTGCGGATGCTGGAATATCTCCTGACGTCGAAGAACTGCTCCCCTTGGTCGATGCCAGCATTCTTGAGGACCTGGAAGACCAGCTGAACGGATCAGAACTTGCTGTCCGCTTCGCCCGCGACTACGCGGCCATGTGGGATCAGCGTTGCGCCCGGCTGGCCGCTGCGGTGCAAAGCGAGGACGGAGCGGCGGCCCTTGACGCGATCATCAGCTTGAAGATTACGTCTGCCATGGTTGGTGGCGTCCGTCTGGCACGGCTCGCGGAGATCCTGGAAAAGGTGATTCGTCAGGGCGACTTTGGCCGAGGCCAGGAACTTATGGAACGAGTCGCCCATAACGGCGACCGGACCGTCTCGGAACTCCAAGACAATTACATCCTGAAGAACGGTTAG
- a CDS encoding type II secretion system F family protein, giving the protein MSPLILLALLLICLPLGYLAWSLLSTDKKGQAVARDILSRGAHRAEAEKITSSGPLEKIGRRITPAGYVQKLDHLLSLAGRPANLPLGRVLAAKPVLGLAGGLVGLWLSSVGTTPIMKLAGLFVLILGYFIPDLLLYSKGQERQKVMQLELANTLDQMLISVEAGLGFEGAMARAGENGKGPLAEELVRTLQDMQVGRSRRESYLALAERTSLPELRSFVQAIVQADTYGIAISRVLRVQAKVMRVKRRQRAEEKAMKLPVMILFPLLFFIFPVLFIAILGPAVINAVMTFSAK; this is encoded by the coding sequence ATGAGCCCTTTGATACTTCTCGCCCTCCTCCTTATTTGCCTGCCGCTCGGCTATCTTGCCTGGTCTCTGCTTTCCACGGACAAAAAGGGCCAGGCTGTTGCCCGCGATATTTTGTCCCGTGGCGCCCACCGGGCCGAAGCAGAAAAGATAACCAGCAGCGGTCCGCTGGAGAAGATCGGCCGCCGCATCACTCCTGCCGGCTATGTGCAGAAGCTCGACCACCTGCTTTCCCTGGCCGGCCGCCCCGCGAACCTTCCGCTTGGCCGGGTACTTGCGGCGAAACCCGTCCTCGGTCTGGCGGGGGGCCTCGTGGGGCTCTGGCTCAGCTCGGTAGGCACGACGCCGATTATGAAGCTCGCGGGACTGTTTGTCCTGATCTTGGGCTACTTCATTCCGGACCTCCTTCTCTACAGCAAGGGACAGGAACGGCAGAAGGTTATGCAACTGGAACTGGCCAACACCCTGGATCAAATGCTTATCTCGGTGGAAGCCGGCCTTGGTTTCGAGGGGGCCATGGCTCGAGCTGGCGAGAACGGAAAGGGCCCGCTCGCGGAAGAACTGGTACGGACCCTGCAGGACATGCAGGTTGGCCGTAGCCGCCGGGAATCTTATCTGGCCCTCGCCGAGCGGACCAGCCTTCCGGAGCTCCGTAGCTTTGTCCAAGCCATCGTTCAAGCAGATACCTATGGCATTGCCATCAGCCGTGTCCTCAGGGTCCAGGCGAAGGTGATGCGCGTGAAGCGGCGCCAGCGGGCGGAGGAGAAAGCCATGAAGCTTCCGGTGATGATCCTGTTTCCCCTTCTGTTCTTCATTTTCCCGGTGCTTTTTATTGCAATTCTGGGCCCGGCTGTCATCAATGCCGTTATGACGTTCAGCGCTAAGTGA